The DNA window TGATTCTAACTTTGTTTTGCTTATTTAGatcacaagaaaaaatatgtatCATCTACCAGTAAAAAGTAGTCTAATTGATTCAGGTTCAGACACAACTAAGAAATGTTCTGGAGGCAATAACCAGCTCCTTTGTCCGAAACCTCGCTTGCTTGGACCGCTGTATCTGAATCTCTCAAGCCCCTCAAATGTAACAAGCATGGGTATGAACTTGTTCATGAATGTATAACTATTCTTCCTATCGTATCACTACTATAATCTTATTTGTTACTTTTCATCATCAACTAACCAATTACTGGTGAAAGAGGTGGGATTCAGAATCTTGTTGCTGATGCGGTTAGTACTTGGTACTAATCCCATTATAATTTCATGTCTGGTCATGTTGTTAGTGactaattatgattttaatgatATGGATGTGGATTTGTTATGAAATTGATGGTAGAGAAACTACATATGCAGGGTACCATGTTGTTACTCAGGATCTCCTGTAGTtcattcatcaaataaaacttttttcacTATAATTCTATCTATCCTAGTCTTTCAGAGCCTGTTATTTGATCTATTCTTTAGGAGCATACTCTGTTAGTGGAGTAATGCAGaagttttttgttgatttatttatttatttttgttgtttagtTAATTTACTTCTCTatttaaactataattattaataaatttagtgtCTTTCTTCTCCAACCACACCtctctataatatatattctATCATATGATATCATAACTTGATTTTAAACAAAGAAGTAAAAGGTAATTGATCTATTCTTTGTTAATTCTGGAAAAAATAGCAATTCTCTGAATGACAATAGAGAACTTTGTGCAAACTGCTATACCTAAGTTTGATAACCACTACGATCATTGGAAATGCCATGGAAACTTTTTTGACACCCAAAGAGATTTGGAATCTCATTGAAGTTGGTATTTGACGCagtcaaaaacataaaacacaaGAAGATAGtaaacaaaacaacataaaattgatGTCAAAAAGGGTTATTACACAATAACCTTAATACGCACATTATTATTGGAGAATTGTCTCTGACATGATATGCCTATAAGGTCTTACAACTCCTTAAATATgctataagataaaaatattaaaaaaaaacacaaaacacaatatgaaattaagctaaaaatccaagaaaaaaatagctcAAACATCATCTTTCAagcttaattttaatgtttttaagatCTTGATTGGTTATAGCTAACCGGTCCTCCGATAGATCTAGGTTCTAGAATTACCTGGCAAAATTTGAGTTCGATCTAACAGTCAGAtcgaaaattaattttcttcactTATTAACTATCTTCAAGACACGTTTTAGGCCATATCTTCTTTCTACTCCCCATGGCTTACAGTACCAATTTATACAACTCCCATAACATCAAGTTATCTTGATTTCCTTTGTTAGTAACTTTCCGCTACACCTAAATCACTCCTAATTTTCATACAAAATCTTAAAACTTCCACTCCCCCTCCAATTCCCATCTTAGCCGAATATAACCCAAAAGGAACTAAAggctcctttttcttctttggtgataattttcttttctaatcatCATTTACATCACAGCATTAAGAACAATCTAACAAAGAAATCACAACTTCTACCCCTTTCATTCACCCTCCTAATGGCTGGCTACCTTGAaccccttttctctttttttgttgttgtcctTACATAATATCATATCCAAGATAATTTTCAGCActctaatttatcaaattttaggTAATTCACATTTTCCCTAATTTATgttcaagaaccctaattttcaattcaataaaattgtgcaatttcaaccaaattgaagttaaattcaTAGAAATTAGGATTATAACTCCTTACTTGGAAGAAATCAAAGCTTTACTTCTCAATAATTTGGAAAATCTTGGCTCCCTTTTCCTTGCATGTAGCCAGCCACACACCCCTCCTTTCTTCATAATTTTCACACTTGTTTCTTGTAATTTCTCTtgtataaatgatatttttctccTATAGATTTGTCTAGGACTTATAACTTGTTAAACCTTAGTGTTTTCTCTCCCAAATTTGATTGGAAAATCTTAAAATCTCCCCCCCCTTTTGATGTGTTTTCTACCGGCCTTGCGAGTGAGAAAAAATAGGGTATTTATAGTCTAATTTCTTCTTAATTACATTTTAACCCcatttctattctttttcaCAATTTGGGCCTCCCCTAATAAGGCTTTcatacttgttattttttttttttgtatttgtgttatctatatttattagaatttaaattttaataaaactttcTTTGTATAAGTTTGTTCTCGGGGTTCTACACTAATGGATCTATATTGGGTTGCAAACCGTTGGCTTTTAGCTAACACAAGTTTAATGCctaaaacaaacttaaaacactTAATTGAAGCCAAAACAAACTCAACTAAACTTAAAATACTAAACTGAAATATTATGGCTCAAATAAtacttaaaataacataaaaactaaGTAAAATATTCAGAATAATATAAGAATACAATCAACCCCCAAAGCCATCCCTAGCTTGATTAATTTCCTTGTGTAGGGGTCTGACTTACGTAGGAATAATGTGTGCTTACCACCCATTTTAGACCATTTTCCATGCTTGGAACATGCTGCCTTCAATGCTTGATCTTTTTCCCTTGTTTGGTCGAATTAACGCTTTAAAAAATAGGGAAGAGAGTTGCtgaattcttcttttttaaaaggctTCCAAAATCTCCCTTTAAAGAAAGGAAATCTtgcaagagaaaggaaagaaaacaacaagGAAAGTCCTTCACATCTAGCTCCTATTCTCATtgaaaggaaaagaatcctTACTTGTAGTGAACAAATAAATAGGGGAATTTACACCAACATGCAGCCGCCCCTTGGTTTCCACGTTAGATATGGAATCTTTGTCCAATATAGAGACACCATAATACCTCTCCAGTTCAGCCTTGTGACCGCCTATCATGAACCTAAACTTAGCTAGGATGTTTGGcaaatccttgtaagaaaaggaccCCAACACCCTAATTAATGCTAGCCACTTTAGGACCATATGCACATCCATAAGGCCCAAATCAGATTTAGTTGAAACCAACTTGTCCATAATTAGGACAAACCCATCAACACCAACAAACCCAATATGGCTGAATGCATCCCAAGGTGAAAACCTAATATGACTGAATGTAATACAAGCTAaaatgatgcaaccatattatttgatagttttacccatatttacctagtattttgcccatgttttatatataaaatgccttgattaTCTTTGTTTTACGTTTtaaaggcacttttggatgtaagatttgaaaaggagtaaattaaagataaaattcagaCCATATTCCAACCTATGTCGAATATTGGTAGATTTGACATCTGATCGATGTTTTATGCAGAACTTAAGCTGTAGcagttgaaatgaagtgattctagtggcattagaaagctaacatccatacctgtctatacatatatggtaaagaaaagaaaaagagcatGAAAATCACAGCCTTTAAAGACAAGTTTCGTATTCTACTAGTTTTGACTTCAGCCATTCTGACATGAATATCTCGAGTTAGAGAAgttcatttgatgcaaactcaatatttttggatttctgactcaaagacctatcaaACTTTCAAATTGCAGCAGAAAaagagctcatatgagagagatatgatttttctaagataacCACCCATAAATTCTACCAGCAGACAGGTTTTGTGCACAAGTCCAACTTACTTCCAAAGTATCCAAACCGACGTGGAAATTATTTCATTGTATGGAaagattttatttcttcatatggaaaaggtctttattttttcttcttttaggaaaatagttattgtactacttaaatgtaaattgtctttTGTGGAAAggactattattatttttggaggATACAAGTGAATTGGAGGGTGTGGGGATTAGGGtttcttatcaaataaaaagaaagaaagaaagaggatacAAACgaccaaaaagaagaaaaaaactctcACCATTTTCCCCTATACCcgaaattatgttttcatcttttcttttccttagtTTTTCGATTGACATGCAAgactaagttatttttcttggttgaaaggATATTGAAACCTTAGGATTTCAGAAACTGTGagatctattttatctttttttttccagtttgtatgatgagtatgaatgtttttctatgcttattttctatgattttttagtttgatttttagagcagactctaagttattattctaatcaatctattgctaagtttgctatcaaaaccagaattgtgatatttaaacttgtgaaacaactaagtttaataattatgatagaTGTATGTTGTTAATTTTACggaaaacattcaattaaatctAACATAGACTGCATatagttatgttgtctagatttatcTACTTAtatagttcttaaggctgccattgaattaaattactagtgcggacactatgGTTGTTTAATAGTTAGGGTTAGTTACACTACGGATCAGTTAACTGACTAATGTTGATGCGATCCAAGCACTAAAGGATCCATAAAGGTTCTGGTTGGTCCAGTTACAAGGCATAGagctaagaggttcaaagaggttgtcaatggacttcttcaagatacatgggctaaggtggacttcaagaggatattaaataatgaagagCAAACCGTGATTAATCTTATTCAttttcaagaggggcttgttggtggaaccaagaccattacacaaggattagGAGAAAaagactagattcggacagtttgacctttcactacctttttttatatataactaaaGCTATAGGTCGAATTTGGAGGTGATTTTagttgggctggaaactagactttcatacctttccaacggtatataGTACACCTTCTAATTCTTTAAGACGAGAGATAACCATCCATTTAAAGTTGAGTTTTACTGCTGTCAGACAGAATGCGGAAATAATTgaacttgtcttattaaattagttgggctattaaactttctttattttgtgaggaaacacttgtttggattttagacttgtttattttatttattttaattagtttgggctagttttagcttgggttgattattatttaaattgggtttatatgTGACtcattagggaaactagggttttagcttggggtataaatactcttgagaataattttcagcacattttttttttgctaataatattctgattttttcCGACCTTTGGttgtcaatcttggttcttgattgaactttcaactcttcaaagaattgaccaatctttgttgtgaatttatactctttTTGCTCGTCTTCAAGTGGAGGTGTTGTGattgagttggtttatagttTTGTTGCCTTAAAGCaggtcttccattgtgataagctcatcctATTTTCAGtaaacttggattagatagatcttgggttcgcaaatttcattaaattccgctagggttcgcatcagttggtatcagagcaaatCTAAtcacaggttatatccttcaatttgtgttttttgtttcttgattcttttttttcttaattagtttcgaccatatatattaaaaaaaaatagggttctTACATCCTCTTGAATTGTTGAACACAGAATCATAAGGTAGTGTTCTTATATATGTTTGTGTATGATgcgatttaaaaaatatagttggtCTTGAATGAGATGTGGTTTGGGATGGTTGGATAAGGAATAAGATGTGAGAGTTAATTGTGACTAGGAGTGTGAGTGTCAATAACTTGTTATGTCTAAAATGTAGGGGTAACTCTAGTGGATTTTTTGGTAAAAACTTATGGAATGTACTTATAAACTCACTAAAGTtgtgaaaaacaaatctcatgGTTTATAAATGAATTGCAAATAAACgattaaatctatttttgaatttgaggATGTTACTGTTGGGTTCCCAAATATCAAATACGCAATGGAAattatgaaacaaaattattcaggAGTCCTTAGGATCCTgttagatagatctagagttttttagggatttattacctaaagatttgatcttctttggctttgaataatttcttaaagGTCGGGTTGTCGCAAACTATAAATCGTTTAATTGTCTGGCCTCTAacggtaatccacacgaaccacccatgataaatatcataaattccTATTTAGGAGAGAAGGACTGCAATGCCTAGAGTGCTAACTCTAATATtgtgtttatataatttttctgtcTAATAGACAACCACTCTAAATAAGAGGTGTCATAatccatttttgggttattccccaaaatttaccatttttccttttaaaataaaaaataaataataaataataatagcaagaagACTGGcgatttagaaaaaataagttcAGGAGGAtttcaaacatataaaaaaatcaagctggAGTTTTGGATGGAATTAAGAGCTTAATTGTACCCCATTGTACCCAAGACTGGAGAGACAATGTagatttaaggtcaaattaaatgattattgaataaatctgcataaaaattaagcccagagacataattaaatgtttaataGGCCAATCTTGCAATTTAGGCATGAAAATCAAGTAAAACACATAAATGATACAAGAGATATAGTTATGGGCAAAATGATCCAAACAAAAGGGGGGGAAATCCCGCCCTTATAAGGGTTGTTTCTAGGAGCACACCAAacgaaagagaaagaaaaaagaggaatgaactttatttttcttgaaattaaaggTTCTCTGAAGGgcttttaaggatcaaattagagGTTTTGAGCATAGGAAACAATTAAATAAGGCTCGGGAAGTGAAGGATTTTAAAGAGATTAAAGGGTGCAAAAAGAAAGTGAAGAGAACACGGTTCTCTCTTGAGTTTCCATCttaattttccattttttgGAGTATGAAATCCTTCTAAAATGGTTGATTAGAGTGGTGTTGTGTTTATTATGCTAGGGTGAATATTagtgttatttaattttgagttttgatgaattgttGTTTAAGCTGATGTTATTGTGTTATAATTATGTTTATGGAGGTGTAAAATGGATGGGTGATGAGTTAGTttcaaagaattgaagagaaaacatACCTCTTTATGATATGGAATATTCAATTAGGGATTAGAATgggattttgaattaaattgatttaattttttatagaatttttatagaattatcttAGTTTGAGTATGTAATGATTGAGTAATGGattaattgcaagaaattaaaaagaaatccatGCCTCCTTTAGAGAGGAAGTTTCAACATTAGTATGTGTAAGAGTTTGggtttgtttgatttaattgcCATGAAATTTGGGTAGAATTGTGtttattaacatgaaaaatgaaTGGGCCAAGTGGTAATTGTggaatatttaaataaaattctatgtTATCCTTATAGGTAATAATCGGCCATAATACGGAGGGAGAGATTGAAtttgttaattgaaattgaCATGAAATTTGTGCTAAATTATGGCATGTAATGGAATTAAagaatgaatattaatttaaattgtaagagaaagaaagaaaaggccaTGATCCTTGAAAGGGAGGATTTCAGCCTAAACTATTAGTTTGCGGATGGGCTGTGTTGAAATAGttgttatgaaaaatgaattatttgtgttatataaAGTGTAATGTGGATGGTTAATTGTGTTACATGACCATATAAAAACTTAAGGGAAGAATTGAGAACTACTCGTGATTTTCATggtatttaaaatctaattttgaatCATGGCATGGTATATAAATGGCTATGTGGTTAATTTGTTTATGAATGAAGGAAATTTGTACCCCGTAATGAAGGAAATTTGGTTGGAccaaggaaattaatttaaatttggttggaccaagtaaattaatttaaaaacttttggttggaattaatgattaattatgTGTGATGATAACACTAATGATTTTAAAAGAGAGCTAACTACATGAAAAATCAGAATGGAACCTAAACCTTATTAAACAAAAGGTTCCACCATCACATGAATTAAAGGAGAGGTTTGAATTGTTGATTTAGTTGACATGAAAATGGTGTTCAATTGTGTTAATTGAAATGTGAGATGAATGGATAAATGTTAAATTTCATGAATGacaattgaagaaaatctaTACTCTTATTTTTTAGGAGGTACAACAAGACTAAGAAGATATGTTTGGAATGGTTGGTTTAAATTTCCATGAAAGGCATGATTTGACTAGCTGCCCGAAGTGAAGCTAGTGGCGTCAGTTGCACTGATGATTGGATATATGATTTGACTAGCAATCTGGAGAGAAGCTAGTGATGTTAGTTGCATTGATAACTATGATATATGATTTGACTAGTTGCTCAAAGTGGTGTTAGTTGCACTGATGATCGGGATATGTGATTTGATTAATTGCCCTATACAAagctaataatatatatatatatattggattatTGTTGAAAATGTTTGGGCAAAATCAAATTgttgatatgaaaataaaagattttttaattgaaatcatGGTAATGGTTGTttgattgataaattaaattgatgaatGTTTAATCCTTATAAAGAATGGAGATGAAAATTGTATCACTTGAGAAGAATGCTTGGAAGGGTAGATGACCAAGTAAATCCAAATAGTGATAAGAAAGATGTTATCCATGATGATGAAGGTGATATTGTAACATAAAAGTCAGTTTAAAGGTAAAAAAGTATTTGAGATAACCAAAAGTAGTACAATGAAGGGATGTTTTGGGACAGTCCATTGTAATATAGTAAATGATTGTTATGGACAATCAATTGTAATATAAGAAAGGTCTTGATTGGAAATGGTCTTGTTTGATTTCTTATCGGGTTAAGCTGAGGAAGTATTGAAAGCCTGTTTAGACAActaaattatagatgaatagaAGCTGCTTAATAGTAGGTGTATTATGTATCTGAAGATTTTTAATAGTGTGTGTAAAATATGTATTGAATTACTTTGATAAAGCATACATGTAAAGTGGTATAATACATGTTCTAAATAACATGTATGTAATGTAATGATGTAATAAATAAGAGTAAGATTGTTAATGTGTTGTGTGATTTGTAGCTGCATTAACAGTGAAACAAcatactaataataatgatggCAGCTATATGTTGGCACATGTCTGCCAATTGTTCAGTCCATCATTAGTGGACGAGGAAAATTGgttatatttataaatgtataATAAAAGGAAATGTAATATTACCTTAATTCCTTGTTATAATGGATTACAAATGCCAAATTTTATGTATACCTTATGTATGATATACCTAGtggtatataaatatataaatgtcCAAGCACTTGTGTAAGTATAAAATAAGATTGAAATGAAATGGATTAATGCATTAGTGTAAGCTATCTTAAGATGAGTTGATCGTTATGCAATCAAGCTGTGGTGCTCGAGGTTTGAAGCATGGAGTTTTTATGTTAATCTATAATAAGGTACACAAAgtagttcttattcttttaaaagaGTGAATCTTTGTGGTAGATTTTTATAGAATATATATGACCCAAAATGAGAGACTTAAAGGAAGAAATAAATGTATAAACTCGGATTAGAAAGTTGAGCTAGTTTGTCTATAAGTCATCTGAAATCATGCATGAGTTAAGGTTTTGATCATTAATTGATATTGCTTTTAAATGATGTAAATCAACTTCTTTTTAGGCTATGAGgtcaaagttaatataattattgtgTATTCCAGGATGTTTAATTCATGTGACCAGCCAAGGAATGAAAAAGCCAAGTGTAAGGAAAACTCGTAAATAGAATCAAGTATTTGTAATGATCATATTAAGCAAATCAATTAGTAAATGTATTATGgtaaaaaggaaagtaattgtTGCACTGGTAAATAATTGTAAATAATTGTATTGTcacttaaaaagatataatgATCTCATAAGGGAATTCTATATGAAGAAATTATTGTAAATTCTATCGGGACGTTGAACATATTGAgaccattataaaaaaaaaattaacatgaaaatcTTGAGTACAAGGCTAAAGTTAAAACAATTATGAGGCGTTACACTTTTAgaattatgcatttttttttaaatcctttgatttttttttttgtcattgaacTCATGAAGTCAACTAGGTTATTTCGTGATAATTTTCacactatttaatttaaaatttgagctAATCAAATAGTCAAGTTGGCTAGTCTAGAGTTTTCAAATTTAACTTGTTAGATAAGGCTAAATGATAATGCTAAAACTTTTCtagttaatatttttgttgtgttgaaatttttttaatctaacatCAACCATATCGTTAAAGTAACTTAGTCTACTCTAAAAACAATTTGGTTTCCATACGCAAAAGCTAACTGAAAGCAAATGTCATACTATTACGTCCTGATGATGCACTGGACTTAATACTTATGGAGAAAGGTTAACTTTAAATGATGTCATGGTAGAAGATGAGGTCACTCAGGTGAGTGTAGGAGTTGCATCTAGTCATGTTATTAATGAGTCTGAATCATCTAGTAGACGATGTAGATGTAAATAAATAGATgggttatatttatatattttgagattTCAATTACTTAATATTGTATTATTGAAGTATTTGatattcattttgcatgcaTATATGCTGTCTTTTTTCACTCTTGAGGCTATTTGTGATTATGAAATGTGAGAATTTATTGAGTTTAGTGAGAATTTGTTGAGTATTAATCTTGCAGATCAGTTTACACTTAACAGCAGAGATAAACTTCTATGTGAATAGTAGATTTCAgatattttaattgtaattgaatttttagtCACAAGTTGGACAAAGATGTATGTCTTgacacataaaatatatttgaaagaaaaattttataaaatccataatttttttgtgtaaacAGGTCTACTACTTTAAACAACTGGTTGAACCAGAGAATTGGTAATGAAACTTGTTAACTCtctaaaattattaactaaattaaatgtcagattaataaagtaaataataaatctcataaaaaaacatatatatttttatctaaatattaGAGAAATTTGTTGTTGCTAGGGGCAGTATCCTCACTACCAATTTTCTAGCTCAACCAGTCGAATGGTTTATCCAGTTGTTTAAACTAGTAGACTtgtttacacaaaaaaaaaaattatggattttatgaaaattttctttcaaatatattttatgtgtcAAAATATGCATCTTTGTCCAACTTGTAACTAAAAATTTGATTACAATTAAAATATCTGAAATTTACTATTCACATAGAAGTTTATCTCTACTTTTTAGTGTAAACTGATTTGTTAGTTTAAATGACTATTGTGAAACAATTAATCGatttatcataaaatttgattatATGTTATGGCTGTGAATCACaacatcaattataattttattatgattcacaattataatatttaattaaatataatatttctaaactacaatattaattaaatattacttttcTGAATTATTAAATCCTTGAAACATACTGTTTTACCAAAATTTTTGCTCCTAGttaatttattatgtatttgCATTTTGTATGCTAGAGTCCAAATTTTTCCCTGAAAAATCTATGAATCcttattactaaaaaaacaataatgtggACCCCATATCTCACTCACACGCAGGAAAAAACCTTAACTACTAACAACTTTCTATACTACAACTACTCAGGTCACTTTCACTGATAATACACATAAAACATCCCCTCTTTCTCTAGAATCAAGATCTTGCCTTTCTTAAGCAATGCaattatcatttcatttcatttcaaaatgAGATCTTCATCGAAACtaaccttcttctttttgttgataACAATCTGGGTTTTCTCTAAAACCTGTAAAGGCCGCGTCTTTACTTTCAAGATGCACCACAGATTCTCTGATTCATTCAAGAATTGGTCAGGTTTGACCAGAAACTGGCCCGAGAAAGGAAGCTTTGAGTACTATGCAGCATTGGCTCATCGTGATCAGATGTTAAGGGGGCGTAGACTCTCTGATGCTGATGCATCTTTAGCTTTTTCTGATGGGAATTCAACCTTTAGAATCAGCTCCTTGGGATTGTATGTTCTTTCAACTTTTTGCGTTTTATTGTCAGTTActgtcaatttatttttgtttgtttttgtgattcttCAATTGGGTTTTAAGAAATGGGTTCTTGTTTCAGTGATTCTTTATgtgggttttaaaaaatttattgttttagtgaTTCTTGAATTGGGTTTAATTTTCCAATCCTTTTGTGAGTGAATGTGTAGCTTGCATTACACAACAGTGGAATTGGGGACACCAGGAGTGAAGTTTATGGTGGCACTTGACACAGGAAGTGATTTGTTCTGGGTGCCTTGTGATTGCAGCAGATGTGCACCTACTCATGGAGCTAGTTATGCCTCTGTATGTATCTCTTCTCAGTTCTTACTTTTATTTGGTAAATAGGATTTTTTATGGAATGTGGCTTTGTTGATTCATCTTGTTTGGCTTTATCTTGTCCCTCGTTGTAGAGTTTTGTAAGTCTTTGTTATCTCTTATTAATTGGATACTAAAGTGGAGACTAGAGGTTATTTGCATTTAATCTGTTTGACAATGCTTAGGTTATTAGACAGCTAAAGGAGCACTTGGTGGTATGATGAATCGAGATGAATGCATTTTTACCGCTTCTATATCAAATGCTATTAGATGCTCATGGTTGATTTTCTAGCATGTGTGACTTATTCTAGCAGGATTTTGAGCTTAGTATATACAACCCAAGAGAGTCATCGACAAGCAAAAAGGTCACCTGCAACAATGATATGTGTGCACAGCGTAATCGCTGCCTTGGAACATTCAGCAGCTGCCCTTACATAGTCTCTTATGTCTCTGCTCAAACGTCTACTTCTGGGATTTTGGTAAAGGATGTTCTGCACTTGACAACAGAAGATGGTGGACGAGAATTTGTTGAAGCGTATGTCACATTTGGGTGAGTTAGTTTGTCTtctaataacaattttaacaCCTTGCCTCTGGATAGCAATGTTCTCTCATCATGCTTTGGGTATAGGTTGAGATGAATATGCAATATGAAATTTGCAGTTGTGGCCAGGTTCAAAGTGGTTCATTTCTAGACATTGCTGCTCCCAATGGTTTATTTGGGCTGGGGATGGAGAAGATTTCTGTTCCTAGTGTCTTATCTAGGGAGGGATTAATAGCAGATTCTTTCTCCATGTGCTTTGGACATGATGGAATTGGAAGAATCAGTTTCGGGGACAAGGGTAGTCCTGACCAGGAAGAGACCCCATTTAATGTTAACCCAGCACAGTAAGTGGTAATTTGTCCTTTACTTGATGCTGATAGTCTTATATAATTGTCTTGATGGAAGGATAGTTTTTCCCTGACCTGTGTCTGGAACTGTTATGCAGCCCAACCTATA is part of the Populus trichocarpa isolate Nisqually-1 chromosome 7, P.trichocarpa_v4.1, whole genome shotgun sequence genome and encodes:
- the LOC7483083 gene encoding aspartyl protease family protein 1 isoform X2; the protein is MRSSSKLTFFFLLITIWVFSKTCKGRVFTFKMHHRFSDSFKNWSGLTRNWPEKGSFEYYAALAHRDQMLRGRRLSDADASLAFSDGNSTFRISSLGFLHYTTVELGTPGVKFMVALDTGSDLFWVPCDCSRCAPTHGASYASDFELSIYNPRESSTSKKVTCNNDMCAQRNRCLGTFSSCPYIVSYVSAQTSTSGILVKDVLHLTTEDGGREFVEAYVTFGCGQVQSGSFLDIAAPNGLFGLGMEKISVPSVLSREGLIADSFSMCFGHDGIGRISFGDKGSPDQEETPFNVNPAHPTYNVTVTQARVGTMLIDVEFTALFDSGTSFTYMVDPAYSRVSEKFHSLARDKRRPPDPRIPFEYCYDMSPDANASLVPSMSLTMKGGRHFTVYDPIIVISTQNEIVYCLAVVKSTELNIIGQNFMTGYRVVFDREKLVLGWKKFDCYDVEDYNNFPLQPHASMVPPAVAAGLGSNSSTGSEKEASNKSPSSIASTYCYSHTSVFTSLISVFLICLLL
- the LOC7483083 gene encoding aspartyl protease family protein 1 isoform X1; amino-acid sequence: MRSSSKLTFFFLLITIWVFSKTCKGRVFTFKMHHRFSDSFKNWSGLTRNWPEKGSFEYYAALAHRDQMLRGRRLSDADASLAFSDGNSTFRISSLGFLHYTTVELGTPGVKFMVALDTGSDLFWVPCDCSRCAPTHGASYASQDFELSIYNPRESSTSKKVTCNNDMCAQRNRCLGTFSSCPYIVSYVSAQTSTSGILVKDVLHLTTEDGGREFVEAYVTFGCGQVQSGSFLDIAAPNGLFGLGMEKISVPSVLSREGLIADSFSMCFGHDGIGRISFGDKGSPDQEETPFNVNPAHPTYNVTVTQARVGTMLIDVEFTALFDSGTSFTYMVDPAYSRVSEKFHSLARDKRRPPDPRIPFEYCYDMSPDANASLVPSMSLTMKGGRHFTVYDPIIVISTQNEIVYCLAVVKSTELNIIGQNFMTGYRVVFDREKLVLGWKKFDCYDVEDYNNFPLQPHASMVPPAVAAGLGSNSSTGSEKEASNKSPSSIASTYCYSHTSVFTSLISVFLICLLL